The following proteins are co-located in the Phocoena phocoena chromosome 1, mPhoPho1.1, whole genome shotgun sequence genome:
- the LOC136117921 gene encoding heterogeneous nuclear ribonucleoprotein A1-like, which translates to MTPQGSDVPTPRTPQALWKEVWLEEGQRAQKKSIVDVSPSPASTAIVSKSESPKEPKQLRKLFIGGLSFETTDDSLRSHCEQRGALTDCVVTRDPSTRRSRGFGVVTYATVEEVDAAMKARPHEVDGRVGEPKRAVSREDSQRPGAHLTVKKIFVGGIKGDTEEHHLRDYFEQYGKTEVIEITTDRGSGKKRGFAFVTFDDPDSVDRIVIQKYHTVNGHNCEVRKALSQQETASASSSQRGRSGSGNFGGGRGGGFGGNDSFGRGGNFSGRAGFGGSRSGGGYGGSGDGYNGFGNDGSNFGGGGSYIDFGSYNNQSSNFGPMKGGNFGGRSSGPYGGGGQYFAKPPNQGGCGGSSSSSSCGSGRRF; encoded by the exons ATGACGCCACAGGGATCAGATGTGCCCACACCCCGCACTCCCCAAG CTCTGTGGAAAGAGGTGTGGCTGGAAGAGGGCCAgagagctcagaagaaaag CATCGTTGATGTCTCCCCCTCGCCCGCCTCCACTGCCATCGTGTCTAAGTCAGAGTCACCCAAAGAGCCCAAACAGCTGCGGAAGCTCTTCATTGGAGGTTTGAGCTTTGAAACAACTGATGACAGTCTGAGGAGCCATTGTGAGCAGCGGGGAGCGCTCACAGACTGTGTGGTAACGAGGGATCCAAGCACCAGGCGCTCCAGAGGCTTCGGGGTTGTCACGTATGCCACTGTGGAGGAGGTGGATGCGGCCATGAAGGCAAGGCCACACGAGGTGGATGGAAGAGTTGGGGAACCAAAGAGGGCCGTCTCAAGAGAAGATTCTCAAAGACCTGGTGCCCACTTaactgtgaaaaagatttttgttgGTGGCATTAAAGGAGACACTGAAGAACATCACCTAAGAGATTATTTTGAACAGTATGGGAAAACTGAAGTGATTGAAATCACGACTGACCGAGGCAGTGGCAAAAAGAGAGGCTTTGCTTTCGTAACCTTTGATGACCCTGACTCTGTAGACAGGATTGTCATTCAGAAATACCACACTGTGAATGGCCACAACTGTGAAGTAAGGAAAGCCCTATCTCAGCAAGAGACGGCTAGTGCCTCATCCAGCCAAAGAGGTCGAAGTGGTTCTGGAAACTTTGGTGGTGGTCGTGGAGGGGGTTTTGGTGGGAATGACAGCTTTGGTCGTGGAGGAAACTTCAGTGGTCGAGCTGGCTTTGGTGGCAGCCGCAGTGGTGGTGGAtatggtggcagtggggatggctATAATGGATTTGGTAACGATGGAAGCAATTTTGGAGGTGGTGGAAGCTACATTGATTTTGGCAGTTACAACAATCAATCTTCAAATTTTGGACCCATgaaaggaggaaactttggagGCAGAAGTTCTGGCCCCTATGGTGGTGGAGGCCAATACTTTGCCAAACCCCCAAACCAAGGTGGCTGTGGTGGTTCCAGTAGCAGCAGTAGCTGTGGCAGTGGCAGAAGGTTTTGA